The following DNA comes from Halanaerobiales bacterium.
CCCATGGTTCTAAATTAGAGGGAATTCTATCTATATTGTTATCTTGAAATGCTGAAATAGATTGATATTTTTCTTCATTTTTTAGTTTATCCAAACTTTTTCTATAAAATTGAGATACAATTATATAATCAGGATTCCATTTTATTAATTCTTCTGAAGATGCTTTTATAAAACCTTTTTTTGCCTTTTTAGCAGGATTAATTGCTCCTGCTTTTTCTATCAGATCAGTCTGTAATATATTTTCTCCAACTGTATCTAAAAGCTCTGAATTAGCAAAATAAACTTTTTTTCTTTCAGATTCAGCAATATTTTTAGTTCTTTCACTTATCTTCATTATTTTTTGATACTGTTCATCAACCTTTTTTGCTTTTTTTTCTA
Coding sequences within:
- a CDS encoding ABC transporter substrate-binding protein, with the translated sequence EKKAKKVDEQYQKIMKISERTKNIAESERKKVYFANSELLDTVGENILQTDLIEKAGAINPAKKAKKGFIKASSEELIKWNPDYIIVSQFYRKSLDKLKNEEKYQSISAFQDNNIDRIPSNLEPWDYPSPSSALIIPWLAKKVYPEKFADLSLEKIVNDFYKELYGKTFSEYDGELN